From Oncorhynchus mykiss isolate Arlee unplaced genomic scaffold, USDA_OmykA_1.1 un_scaffold_731, whole genome shotgun sequence, a single genomic window includes:
- the LOC118962105 gene encoding uncharacterized protein LOC118962105, with protein MTKEQLAKLCKTIVTFIAQTTLQILLPALARVLGVKDFADDDTDSPKRGGSARSFAAFDQERLELIQEVRYLAKKMYKGGTGAQHLRSLTPSSKSSQTSVKVLLGMTEDRIIKSVQEQLSDHNILSSCPPELTVGLIKVVVEQLNSALSATISRAISGRSSPISSGTQAAEQMVNMVQKCFDDHTTPEDQSSTSVLESCIPPATEEVMTVIAEMVGELEKEDPELAKVFREVAVKVKMLASGSDLVVEHLDVEDSPVPEELNIICTSCKAMMQNLGTLFSVKFKTKASKAVSEILVRRLMSDISGMVQPSHSFSTTPSLMNASSPSDRILDSAATELIQTKVESEASQIIDNFVEDVKDIVQYAELDQPTSTQRDTQVGHCTTKRKPFHAARRLCERLQAKLETLFLRMGGAPVQGEELMEKADSSAVLLEHTDSSDLPVSILSLPSPCRSESPISERSSSSLSDGCDSTDSVGEKTPEQPETSKSEAILQVVNSTGLGSLRKCQSENSQPLLSLCDSNMVPCTKEVLSQIVTMYRSEVADLECTSSVAEGSSYNSLEVCGFLDSVMSYLEDMPVSGSSWLEGLRDTPASVIEKLSSEEFQMNATNEVRKILIKSVSSFPSKVSSSQTDSQMLPAKSTISLRHTDITAFEIVGSITNDMKSLFPPTESSTTLWQADSMLQQSDEKTSEYTEATPKERAVKI; from the exons atgacgaaggaacagcttgccaaattgtgcaagacaattgtaaccttcatcgcacagaccaccctgcagatcctgctgccaGCCCTGGCCCGCGTACTTGGGGTAAAGGACTTTGCTGACGAcgacactgactcacccaagaggggtggcagtgcaagatcctttgctgcctttgatcaggaaagactggagctcatccaggaagttaGATATCTGGCGAAGAAAATGTATAAGGGCGGCACAGGGGCTCAACATCTCAGGTCCCTAACACCCTCTTCTAAGAG ttcccagacctcagtgaaagtcctcctgggaatgacagaggacagaatcatcaaaagtgtccaggagcaactgtcTGATCATAATATCCTGTCCTCTTGCCCACCTGAGCTGACTGTTGGTCTTATCAAGGTGGTGGTCGAACAGCTTAACTCTGCCCTCTCTGCGACCATCAGCAGAGCCATTTCAGGGCGGTCCTCCCCTATTTCTTCTGGTACCCAGGCCGCTGAACAaatggtcaacatggtccagaaatgttttgatgatcACACCACCCCAGAGGACCAGAGCTCTACCTCTGTATTAGAGTCATGCATTCCACCTGCAACAGAAGAAGTGATGACTGTTATCGCAGAGATGGTGGGTGAATTGGAAAAAGAAGATCCGGAATTGGCTAAGGTTTTTCGAGAAGTGGCTGTGAAAGTTAAAATGTTGGCATCTGGCAGTGACCTTGTAGTGGAGCACCTGGATGTTGAAGACTCTCCTGTTCCAGAGGAGCTGAACATAATATGTACATcttgcaaagcaatgatgcaaaatcttggcactctgtttagtgtgaagttcaagaccaaagcctcaaaggctgtgagtgaaattcttgtgagaaggttaatgagcgatatctctggtatggttcAACCTTCTCATTCGTTTAGTACCACTCCAAGCTTGATGAATGCATCTAGCCCATCTGACAGGATCCTTGATTCTGCGGCCACTGAGCTCATACAGACCAAAGTAGAATCTGAGGCATCACAAATAATTGATAACTTTGTTGAAGATGTCAAGGACATTGTGCAGTATGCTGAATTAGATCAGCCAACAAGCACCCAGAGAGATACCCAAGTGGGACACTGTACGACAAAGCGGAAACCCTTCCATGCAGCTCGTAGACTCTGCGAGAGACTTCAGGCAAAGCTGGAGACATTGTTCCTCAGAATGGGTGGAGCTCCAGTCCAAGGGGAAGAACTTATGGAAAAAGCTGACTCCAGTGCTGTGCTTCTGGAGCATACTGACTCCAGTGATCTGCCTGTTTCAATCCTGAGCTTGCCTTCCCCATGTAGGAGTGAATCCCCTATATCAGAACGTAGTTCATCTTCTTTATCTGATGGATGTGATTCAACTGACTCTGTAGGAGAGAAAACACCAGAGCAACCTGAAACCAGTAAGAGTGAGGCAATACTGCAAGTGGTCAACTCAACAGGACTTGGTTCTCTCCGTAAATGCCAAAGTGAGAACTCTCAaccattactgtctctctgtgattccAACATGGTGCCCTGCACCAAAGAGGTCTTGTCCCAGATTGTGACCATGTATAGGTCAGAGGTGGCAGATTTGGAATGCACATCATCTGTTGCAGAGGGTTCCTCTTACAACTCCCTTGAAGTCTGTGGCTTTTTGGACAGTGTCATGTCTTATCTAGAAGACATGCCTGTGTCTGGTTCTTCATGGTTGGAAGGATTAAGAGATACTCCAGCCTCAGTCATTGAGAAACTCTCCAGTGAGGAGTTCCAGATGAACGCTACCAACGAAGTGCGAAAAATACTGATCAAATCAGTCAGTAGCTTTCCCAGCAAAGTCAGTTCCAGCCAGACAGATTCTCAGATGTTGCCAGCAAAATCAACAATTTCCTTAAGGCATACAGATATAACTGCTTTTGAAATCGTTGgatcaattacaaatgacatgaagagccttttcccacccacagagtcttctactactctatggcaggcagactctatgcttcaacagagtgatgagaaaacctcagagtacactgaggccacacccaaag aaagagctgtcaaaatctga